The sequence CTATAAAGCCGCAATCTGTTTTAAatttcgatgtgcaatatttctcGCCGGGTACTGTATGTGAACACATACACACTCGCACGCACTCATGTGTTTTTACACGCACGTACGCACATAATATTTTAGCACGCTCAGACACATTCACACGCATGCAAGTACGCAAGCACGCTTGCACTCACGCACACATATGAACGCAAACAAGTACGTATGTGACTTCCACAGTTATTAGCAGTAGCGGGCGAGTTAGCAGACGCGGAAGCTTTGGTAGCGCTCAAAGACCTTCTGAACAGGCTCGGTTCAGAGAACGCTTGCACGGAACAGTACTTCCCGCAAGAGGGCGCCGGCACCGACCTGCGCTCGTCCTACGTGTTGAATACGAAGATTGCCAGTACGtgtttttgcatattttttttagttctaGTTCTTTTTGGCAACACATATATTTTGCTACAACAAcatgattattattgtattgttacCTTATTGAGAAATACTTTTTGTACCCTATTGTGAATCATAAACATGAAATAAACAGCTAgcggcaaacaacttgaacaAATGCAGCTTGAGCAGTATAGATTTTTAGGTCCCTTTAGCGGAACGAAGAAGGCGTGACGGGATTTCTACCGTGTGGGAACACgcaatatgtctgtctgtcagcgagctatatttcgtgaaccgtaataggcagagaggaaatttttacagaatctGTATTTCTATTCTCGCAATCGACCGATTTTTGCTCAAGTTATTTGCCGGTGGCAGCGACAAAATGTTGACAGAGTTGGCGATATAGATTGCCCTGGATTCGTATCGACTGTCTCTGTTCTTCaatgaatgaaaacaaaaattataaagtaaTGTGTTCTCTTAGACGTGGAAGATGCAGACTTCGTACTGCTGATCGGCACGAACGTGCGTTTCGAGGCGCCGCTGCTGAACGCGCGCATCCGCAAGGCCTTCATACACAAGGAGACCGACATCGCGTCCATCGGGCCCAAAGTTGACCTCACCTACGAATATATCGTACGTTTTACAAGCAATATGTTTTATGACGAAATTacgaaataaagttttaaattgcGCACTCAAAAGCTACCATTGACTTTACTCTAAGGTGCCATATTATCGTGAAATCAAGTGGCTCAAAAGAGCTAGAATCCAAAGCTGTTAAGTCAGTTGAAAACCTATAAATCAAGCAGTTAGtgcttattttttataaattaagttttatttttatgtttttacgCTAGCATGTCGGTGACTCAGCGTCCATAGTCAAGGACTTCGCCACCGGTTCATCCTCACACGAAGCTCTGAAAAGGTTGGAGAGCGCCAAACGCCCCGTAGTAATCATCGGAGCCGATCAACTGAAGACGCCAGAAGGACCCGCTCTACTGGCCTACACGCAGGAACTGGCCTTGCGTCTGCAGGACAAACTCGCTGACAAGGAGTGGAGGGTATGTGGTACTCGTAGTTAACTCAAGGCTAGATAGTGCCAAACGCCTTGTCGTCATCAAAGGAGCCGAACAGATCAAAATACTTCGCTCTATTAGCTTATGGGCCTTAGGTCTGCAGAGCAAACTGACTGTCAATGATGACAGGTATGTGTTAGCTCAGAACTAAAGGCACTAAGTGCTAAACTAAAAGTCATAGACGACGACGACCAACTTAAGAAAGTTCTCATTCTATTGGCTTACACGCAAAAACTTAATGAGTTTAAAACTATTTGGTTTTTTATATGCCTCCCATAACAGTTTTTTCTCTTAGTCTAAGCGGAATAATTCTGTAAccgtaattatttaaatttcgtAGTCATAGCTTCTTAGTAGtttctatttttcttttaaatttctcACAAAATagtgtcataatttttttaacgtttgaagactactataaaatataatttaatctaatctaaatctaataaaaCTCTGTTGTTAGGTACTGAACGTCCTTCAACGCACCGCGTCTCAAGTGGCCGCCTTAGACATCGGGTACAAGCCGGGCGTGGGCAAATTCCTGCAGGAAGGACCCAAAGTGGTGTTTCTGCTGGGAGCCGACGCGGGAGTCGTGACGAGGGAGTCGCTGCCTAAAGACTGCGTGGTTATTTACCAAGgttagtgcatacattttgagttTTCTGCTTTTTCGACCATAGACGAGACCATATAAGAGTCTCAActcttctaaatattttttaaatacatatcaaagtgcagtgtcgctactagatggcattaacagtcgCTTCAGTACTGTCCTGAGTGAACATACTACATATCACAAATTTCGTCTCTGGCTACTGCCACGATTTTTTATTCGATATTTAAGTATCtacgtggacttcgtctgtgatggcgtttgctggcgcgcgtgctgtgcttgtttggagtgtttttattttgttaagagtggctggtttttgtgttagttggtattttttggtggtggaactgactgggaagcgctctaaaggggcgccgcgcgtgtgtcggcgggcgccggcgcagacggagtccatacttgtttaaattcaataacttgaaaatatcacaaacttgacattggctaatcagagtaaagccagatttaaagaaaaaaacaaaGTATCTACGTTAATTTGAACGGACTAGGGTTTAGCGTCCAGGTTATGTTAACCATAACTTTCCGTTTCTATTCTACCAGGGCATCATGGCGACGCGGGAGCTTCGATCGCAGACATCGTATTGCCCGGAGCGGCGTACACGGAGAAGCGAGCCACGTACGTTAACGCGGAAGGCAGAGCGCAGCAGACTTTGCCCGCCGTCACCCCACCCGGCAAGGCCAGGGAAGACTGGAAGATTATCAGGTAGGCAAGGCAAGGTGAAAGTTTGAATGAAGTTTAAAGAGAGTGTCATAGACTAGGAGCGCTATTGGAggactagtatttttatctcagaacatgagtttccacggaatttttaaaacataaatcgACACAGGCGAGGTTGCAGGCTCCAGTATAATTCTATATAAATAGAAATCTCGTTAAATCGttctatcgatttttttttgttatggcCAGAGCTCTTTCGGAAGTATGCGGCGAGCGTCTGCCCTACGACACGTTGGACGACGTGCGCGACCGCCTCAGCGAAGTGAGCCCCACACTGGTCAGCTACGGAGAGGTGCAGAACAACAACTACTTCGCGCAAGCCAGGGCGCTCGCTCAGGTAAACATTTTCCTACCCTTCTGATCTGATAactctgccgtcctaacgaagagagcaataactaggtttcgactactttcgagatattcgcggttatgattagctacttacaaatcgtaatattacatattgcagttttgataaccaacagaaccgaaactactgaagatacaaaaaagacgtctaaggcgaaaatatagagctcattttcttgattaccctaacgaagagagcaataactaggtttcgactactttcgagatattcgcggttatgattagctacttacaaatcgtaatattacatattgcagttttgataaccaacagaaccgaaactactgaagatacaaaaaagatgtctaaggcgaaaatatagagctcattttcctgattacggatatggtcttaagtcaatttggccaaaaactcgacttattgcactctttgttaggacggcagaactGTAGAACCAAATTCGGATCTAGTGTGCAACTTATCATACAAATAGTACTAAGTACTAATGATTTTAGTcttgtctgccaatccgcacttgggcatcatggtggactatggctcaACCTTTCTCATTtggagaggaaacccgtgctcagtagtgagccggcgattggttgatcatgatgatgatgatgacgatgatgttGAATGACAATCGTCACTAACGCAATATGCGTCAGTGACGATTGCCACTCATCATTGCGGTGCGGTGAGTGCGTTAATGATGCGACATATTATACGCTGGACTCAAAAGGCCACCTTAGGGAGGTCGTCCACCGCGGCTTTTTGCAGCGATGCGATAGCGATACAGCCGCAAAAAGGTCGCGATACAGTAGCGGCACATGTCTCTTGCCCACTATTCTGAATCGCTACTGTCGCAATTCAGAGTCTGGTTCAAGAAACGCTCACCTGTATTGATACGAAAAGCTCCCGTGTGCGATAACCCTTAAGTCCGCAATTTATACTAGGTCAGccatttgtcaaaaattatgtCTTTCTTGACAAATGTTATTAAGTACCTTAGCTTACGGATaggttgattattattattactttcgGTAGTAAGACTACTATACAAAATAGTTTAAGTCCCATTTTTTATACTGATATTGTTGTTACAGAGCCTCCAAAAGCCAGTGTCGGGTAAACTGGACGTACAACTGAAGCACCTAGAGGACTTCTTCATGACGGACGCAATCAGCCGCGCCTCACCCACCATGGCCAAGTGCGTCCAAGCCGT comes from Maniola jurtina chromosome 17, ilManJurt1.1, whole genome shotgun sequence and encodes:
- the LOC123873843 gene encoding NADH-ubiquinone oxidoreductase 75 kDa subunit, mitochondrial, with protein sequence MLRQPLSRALALSPSRRAPLTARKFADQVQAQPDNVEVFIDDQPVSVPPGTTVLQAAAQVGVEIPRFCYHERLAVAGNCRMCLVEVEKSPKPVAACAMPVMKGMRVKTNSDLTRKAREGVMEFLLVNHPLDCPICDQGGECDLQDQSMAFGSDKSRFTDIHFSGKRAVEDKDVGPLIKTIMTRCIHCTRCIRFASEVAGVDDFGTTGRGTEMQVGTYVEKMFLSELSGNIIDLCPVGALTSKPYSFAARPWETRRIDSVDVLDPLGSNIVVATRTNEVLRILPRTNEEINEEWLSDKSRFACDGLKRQRLVTPMIADSRGNLTPVEWEEAIVAAGRALRDCPPNKLLAVAGELADAEALVALKDLLNRLGSENACTEQYFPQEGAGTDLRSSYVLNTKIANVEDADFVLLIGTNVRFEAPLLNARIRKAFIHKETDIASIGPKVDLTYEYIHVGDSASIVKDFATGSSSHEALKRLESAKRPVVIIGADQLKTPEGPALLAYTQELALRLQDKLADKEWRVLNVLQRTASQVAALDIGYKPGVGKFLQEGPKVVFLLGADAGVVTRESLPKDCVVIYQGHHGDAGASIADIVLPGAAYTEKRATYVNAEGRAQQTLPAVTPPGKAREDWKIIRALSEVCGERLPYDTLDDVRDRLSEVSPTLVSYGEVQNNNYFAQARALAQSLQKPVSGKLDVQLKHLEDFFMTDAISRASPTMAKCVQAVMKQKQSPY